A region from the Sulfitobacter sp. D7 genome encodes:
- the tatC gene encoding twin-arginine translocase subunit TatC, producing the protein MSASDDYEIDDSSAPLIEHLAELRTRLIHSVIAFIIGMVICFTVWNPIFNFLTEPLCSAMAERGQEDCGLILIKLQEGFFVAISISLLGGLVLGFPFISYQLWRFVAPGLYKNEKGAFLPFLISSPVMFFLGAAFAFYVVTPLAFDFFLGFQQAGTLVGEGPEGENGIAAIAFQGSAQEYLSLTIKFIVAFGLCFQLPVLLTLMGKAGLVSSEGLGNVRKYAVVAILVLAALVTPPDVITQVILFVVVYGLYEISIFLVRRVEKKRDEKLREEGYFDDEDEEDEEDLL; encoded by the coding sequence ATGAGCGCCTCCGACGACTATGAGATCGACGACAGCTCGGCCCCGTTGATCGAACATCTGGCCGAACTGCGCACGCGGCTCATCCATTCGGTCATCGCCTTTATCATCGGCATGGTGATCTGCTTTACCGTCTGGAACCCGATCTTCAACTTCCTGACCGAACCGCTGTGTTCGGCCATGGCGGAACGGGGCCAAGAGGATTGCGGGCTGATCCTGATCAAACTGCAAGAAGGTTTCTTCGTTGCGATTTCGATCTCGCTTTTGGGTGGTTTGGTGCTGGGCTTTCCCTTCATCAGCTACCAGCTTTGGCGCTTCGTGGCACCGGGGCTCTACAAGAACGAAAAGGGCGCTTTTCTGCCCTTTTTGATCTCCTCGCCGGTGATGTTTTTCCTTGGTGCGGCCTTTGCCTTTTACGTCGTCACGCCGCTGGCCTTCGATTTCTTCCTTGGGTTCCAGCAGGCGGGTACGCTCGTCGGTGAGGGGCCAGAGGGTGAGAACGGCATCGCGGCCATCGCATTCCAAGGCTCGGCGCAGGAATACCTCTCGCTTACGATCAAGTTCATCGTGGCCTTTGGCCTGTGCTTCCAGCTTCCCGTGCTGCTGACCCTGATGGGCAAGGCCGGGCTGGTCAGTTCCGAAGGTCTGGGCAATGTGCGCAAATATGCCGTGGTGGCGATCCTTGTGTTGGCTGCCCTTGTCACGCCGCCAGATGTGATCACGCAGGTGATCTTGTTTGTTGTTGTCTACGGCCTTTACGAAATCTCGATCTTCCTCGTGCGTCGGGTCGAGAAAAAGCGCGACGAGAAGCTGCGCGAAGAGGGCTACTTTGACGACGAAGACGAGGAAGACGAGGAAGACCTGCTGTGA
- a CDS encoding Lin0512 family protein — translation MKPLMVEFGMGSSLRRADYTQAATRAVQDALWHNSINLAELFGFDRSAMRIILDVGVQRPDLVDAEALRAVFPYGEVTVNLHHGGLDVPRPEGEGNPTVMANVALSVGFDIEPADD, via the coding sequence ATGAAGCCCCTGATGGTAGAATTCGGCATGGGGTCGTCCCTGCGCCGCGCCGATTATACGCAGGCCGCGACACGCGCGGTGCAGGATGCGCTGTGGCATAACTCGATCAATCTGGCAGAGCTTTTTGGTTTCGATAGGTCCGCCATGCGGATCATCCTCGACGTGGGCGTGCAACGGCCCGATCTGGTCGATGCCGAAGCGCTGCGCGCGGTCTTTCCCTATGGTGAGGTGACGGTGAACCTGCATCACGGCGGGTTGGATGTGCCGCGCCCCGAAGGAGAGGGGAACCCGACCGTCATGGCGAATGTGGCCCTTTCCGTCGGTTTCGACATAGAGCCTGCCGATGACTGA
- a CDS encoding ATP-binding protein, whose product MIDDPMDRIAAALERMSPAPLSAPDFDAATAFVWHTDPDRLVPVPQVARIDLPLLIGVDRARDTLLANTRQFAAGLPANNALLWGARGMGKSSLVKAIHADVQASHEALRIVELQREDLPSVGRLLTLLRGASQRFILFCDDLSFGHDDAHYKSLKAVLDGGIEGRPENVVLYATSNRRHLMPRDMIENERGSAINPSEAVEEKVSLSDRFGLWLGFHPCDQDQYLAMIRGYCDAFGVEIDDDTLRAEAVEWQATRGARSGRVAWQYFVDLAGRKGVPVSGG is encoded by the coding sequence GTGATCGACGATCCGATGGACCGTATCGCAGCGGCGCTGGAGCGTATGTCTCCGGCGCCGCTGTCCGCCCCGGACTTTGACGCCGCGACCGCATTCGTCTGGCACACCGACCCCGACCGTCTGGTACCGGTGCCGCAGGTCGCGCGAATCGACCTGCCGCTGTTGATTGGCGTCGACCGGGCGCGGGATACCCTTCTGGCCAACACCCGCCAATTCGCGGCGGGTCTGCCTGCGAACAACGCGCTGCTCTGGGGTGCGCGTGGCATGGGGAAATCCAGTCTTGTCAAAGCGATACACGCAGATGTTCAGGCATCACATGAAGCGTTGCGCATCGTCGAATTGCAGCGCGAAGACCTGCCCTCGGTCGGGCGGCTTCTGACACTGCTGCGCGGGGCGTCGCAGCGGTTTATCCTGTTTTGCGATGACCTTAGCTTTGGCCATGATGACGCGCATTACAAGTCGCTGAAGGCGGTGCTGGATGGCGGCATCGAAGGGCGGCCCGAGAATGTGGTGCTCTACGCCACCTCGAACCGCCGTCATCTGATGCCGCGCGACATGATCGAAAATGAGCGGGGCAGTGCGATCAACCCTTCGGAGGCGGTCGAGGAAAAGGTCTCTCTCTCCGATCGTTTCGGGCTTTGGCTTGGGTTCCATCCCTGCGATCAAGACCAGTATTTGGCGATGATCCGCGGCTATTGCGATGCCTTCGGCGTAGAAATCGACGACGACACCCTGCGCGCAGAGGCTGTCGAATGGCAGGCCACACGCGGGGCGCGGTCGGGCCGGGTGGCATGGCAGTATTTCGTGGATTTGGCTGGCAGAAAGGGCGTTCCCGTCTCAGGAGGGTGA
- the tatB gene encoding Sec-independent protein translocase protein TatB: MFDLGWTELLVIGVVALIVVGPKDLPVLFRRVGQFVGKAKGMAREFSQAMNDAADESGMREMSSSLNKSLKTATNPLGSAMDEVKDATRSLTNFDPESETGKLAAQKAEDVKKIQASTARAAAERKQREAAEAMSQAEAAEAKLSDATPARDEAAKAAPARPVIEKDAAPAKAAPAKAASPKAAPVKAAAKAAPAKAAPKKPAAKKPAAKKPAAKKPAAAKPAAKKE; the protein is encoded by the coding sequence ATGTTCGATCTGGGTTGGACGGAACTTTTAGTCATCGGCGTGGTGGCCCTGATCGTGGTCGGCCCCAAGGACCTGCCCGTGCTGTTTCGGCGCGTTGGGCAATTCGTGGGCAAGGCCAAGGGCATGGCGCGTGAATTCAGTCAGGCCATGAACGACGCCGCCGACGAAAGCGGCATGCGCGAGATGTCGTCGTCGCTGAACAAGTCGCTAAAAACCGCGACCAACCCGCTGGGCAGCGCCATGGATGAGGTGAAGGACGCGACCCGCTCGCTGACCAACTTCGACCCCGAGAGCGAGACCGGCAAATTGGCGGCGCAAAAGGCCGAGGATGTGAAGAAGATCCAAGCCAGCACCGCCCGCGCCGCAGCCGAGCGCAAGCAGCGCGAAGCGGCAGAAGCCATGTCTCAGGCCGAGGCGGCAGAGGCGAAGTTGTCTGACGCGACCCCGGCCCGGGACGAAGCTGCGAAAGCTGCACCGGCACGGCCCGTGATCGAGAAAGACGCGGCACCAGCCAAGGCGGCGCCTGCTAAAGCGGCCTCACCCAAAGCGGCGCCGGTCAAAGCAGCGGCCAAAGCAGCGCCGGCCAAAGCAGCGCCGAAAAAGCCTGCTGCCAAGAAACCCGCTGCGAAAAAGCCTGCTGCCAAAAAGCCAGCGGCAGCCAAACCCGCTGCGAAAAAAGAGTAA
- a CDS encoding helix-turn-helix transcriptional regulator: protein MVSVKTEDRLVRLIDRLRDGRLHRAEDLARLFGVSPRTIYRDMGKLSAAGLSIVGTRGEGYRITPAITLPPLTLTPSELEALNLGLAVAAEVGDPALQGAAETLAAKFDAVLPTETIAEGAAWSQALTAQGKATRVFAHLPVLRAAVLARQKLRIGVAGEETRVLRPLKVENWGRFWMLTAWCQDEKGFATYAIDQIESAEALPELFVDEPGKTLADYHP, encoded by the coding sequence ATGGTGTCAGTGAAAACCGAAGATCGGCTCGTGCGGTTGATCGACAGGCTGCGGGATGGGCGGCTGCACCGGGCCGAGGATTTGGCCCGGCTGTTTGGCGTCTCCCCCCGCACGATCTACCGCGATATGGGCAAGCTCAGCGCGGCGGGCCTGTCCATCGTCGGAACGCGGGGCGAAGGCTATCGGATCACCCCGGCGATCACCCTGCCCCCGCTGACACTAACCCCGTCTGAATTGGAGGCGCTGAACCTCGGCCTTGCTGTCGCGGCAGAGGTTGGAGACCCCGCCTTGCAGGGCGCGGCAGAGACATTGGCCGCCAAGTTCGACGCGGTCTTGCCGACCGAGACCATCGCCGAGGGGGCCGCTTGGTCGCAGGCGCTGACGGCGCAGGGCAAGGCCACACGGGTTTTTGCCCATCTGCCGGTGCTGCGCGCCGCGGTGCTGGCGCGTCAGAAGCTGCGGATCGGGGTCGCGGGGGAAGAGACCCGAGTGCTACGGCCACTGAAGGTTGAGAATTGGGGGCGGTTTTGGATGCTGACCGCCTGGTGCCAAGATGAAAAGGGATTTGCTACCTACGCGATCGATCAGATCGAGAGCGCCGAGGCCTTGCCAGAGCTGTTCGTCGACGAGCCGGGCAAAACGCTGGCTGACTACCACCCCTAG
- a CDS encoding M23 family metallopeptidase — translation MRQTRLRRPMRLTLMAGTSAILLAGCENQPLDYDMRSTFGDGFSTAEAARGPLADRPKPDARGVIAYPNYQVAVARRGDTLKDVAARVGADSGELARYNGIDPGVPLRQGEIIALPRRVAEPAPGTNGAVDITTLAGSAIDRAPATPSVQTQSLPPASTGTTAPQPTAPQPTAPQSAKEPVRHRVERGETAYTVARLYNVPVKALAEWNGLGPDFAIREGQFLLIPVEKQAPPRQATNTASSAAASRPVQPVTSAPGAGSPTPTPPSAAKPLPQDETAKPLPPKVEPKEPVADVGKPTAPAKTTKMTPPVQGSIIRAYSKGKNEGINIKGNPGGPVKAAEGGTVAAITKSAEGIPIVVVRHPDNLLTVYANVDGVNVAKGDTVSRGQQIAKLRGGSESHVHFEVRKGFESVDPTPYIQ, via the coding sequence ATGCGCCAAACACGCTTGCGCCGCCCCATGCGGCTGACCCTAATGGCCGGGACCAGTGCGATACTGCTGGCAGGTTGCGAAAATCAGCCACTGGATTACGATATGCGCAGCACCTTTGGCGATGGGTTTTCCACCGCCGAAGCGGCACGCGGCCCCTTGGCGGACCGCCCCAAGCCCGACGCCCGGGGCGTGATCGCCTACCCCAATTATCAAGTCGCCGTCGCCCGCCGTGGCGATACGCTGAAAGACGTGGCCGCGCGTGTCGGGGCCGACAGCGGCGAACTCGCACGCTACAATGGCATTGATCCGGGCGTCCCGCTTCGCCAAGGAGAGATCATCGCCCTGCCCCGGCGGGTCGCCGAACCTGCCCCCGGCACCAATGGCGCCGTCGATATCACCACCCTTGCGGGCAGCGCCATCGACCGCGCCCCGGCGACGCCGAGCGTGCAAACGCAAAGCCTGCCCCCTGCAAGCACCGGCACCACCGCGCCGCAGCCCACAGCGCCTCAGCCTACCGCGCCGCAATCGGCGAAAGAGCCGGTGCGCCACCGGGTCGAGCGTGGCGAGACCGCCTATACCGTTGCGCGCCTCTATAACGTGCCGGTCAAAGCGCTGGCGGAGTGGAACGGCCTCGGCCCCGATTTCGCGATCCGCGAGGGGCAATTCCTGCTGATCCCGGTAGAGAAACAAGCGCCCCCGCGTCAGGCGACCAACACCGCATCCAGTGCCGCCGCCTCGCGCCCCGTGCAACCTGTCACCAGCGCACCCGGCGCGGGCAGCCCCACGCCGACGCCTCCTTCGGCGGCCAAACCGCTGCCGCAGGATGAGACGGCGAAACCATTGCCACCCAAAGTCGAGCCGAAAGAGCCTGTGGCCGATGTCGGCAAACCCACCGCCCCTGCAAAAACGACGAAGATGACACCGCCGGTCCAAGGCTCCATCATCCGCGCCTATTCCAAGGGCAAGAACGAGGGCATCAACATCAAGGGCAACCCCGGCGGGCCGGTGAAGGCCGCCGAAGGGGGCACCGTGGCCGCGATCACCAAAAGCGCCGAGGGCATTCCGATTGTCGTGGTGCGCCACCCGGACAACCTGCTCACGGTCTATGCCAATGTGGACGGCGTGAATGTCGCCAAGGGCGATACCGTCAGCCGGGGCCAGCAGATCGCCAAACTGCGCGGCGGATCGGAATCGCATGTGCATTTCGAGGTCCGCAAGGGCTTTGAGAGCGTCGATCCGACGCCCTACATCCAGTAA
- a CDS encoding twin-arginine translocase TatA/TatE family subunit, producing the protein MLNNIGLPGLLLIAVVVLVLFGRGKISSLMGEVGKGITSFKKGISEGEEETKRSDDIKHVDEVHHADLPEHADQGTHPKTDLKADKDRV; encoded by the coding sequence ATGTTGAACAATATCGGACTGCCGGGCCTGCTGCTGATCGCGGTTGTCGTGCTGGTGCTTTTCGGCCGCGGCAAGATTTCCTCGCTTATGGGTGAAGTTGGCAAAGGCATCACTAGCTTCAAAAAGGGCATCAGCGAAGGCGAAGAAGAGACCAAGCGCAGCGACGACATCAAACATGTTGACGAAGTGCACCATGCCGACCTGCCCGAGCATGCCGATCAGGGCACGCATCCCAAGACCGACCTGAAGGCCGACAAGGACCGGGTGTAA
- a CDS encoding Lin0512 family protein → MTEQRIIIEMGMGNDLHGMDYTKAAARAIEDALRHSSLPLFGALDVTPDQMRVQVTVAVQEPEKVDVDALVANLPRGRAEVRAVKGGLNVPTGQDTIVIAQASVEAFLPLQTGWQLKG, encoded by the coding sequence ATGACTGAGCAGCGGATCATCATCGAAATGGGCATGGGCAACGATCTGCACGGGATGGACTATACCAAAGCCGCCGCCCGCGCGATCGAGGATGCCCTGCGCCATTCCTCTCTGCCGCTTTTCGGCGCGCTTGACGTGACACCGGACCAGATGCGTGTGCAGGTCACCGTGGCGGTGCAAGAGCCAGAAAAGGTGGATGTTGACGCGCTGGTGGCCAATCTGCCGCGTGGCCGGGCCGAGGTACGTGCCGTGAAGGGCGGGCTGAACGTGCCGACGGGGCAGGATACCATCGTGATCGCGCAGGCGAGTGTCGAGGCGTTCTTGCCGCTGCAGACCGGTTGGCAACTGAAGGGCTGA